A segment of the Marmota flaviventris isolate mMarFla1 chromosome 2, mMarFla1.hap1, whole genome shotgun sequence genome:
TTTGGAGCCCTTCAGACCATTTCAACGCTCTCTGCATGAAATCGCCCCGCTGCACTGTCTCAGCTCCCACCCCGAGCCCAGCAGAGGGTGGGTCTGGAGGCGTGTGCAGCTAGGGGGCCTCCCACCAGCCTTGCCACTAGGAAAAGCTCATTGACAGCTCCCACGGGACTTTCAGAATATGTTCTAAGGACGGAAACAGGACAGAGGTGAGCGCCTCTTCAGAGTTCAGACGGGACGCTCCCTCTGAGACTTTCTGAGCTGGAGCAGACTTCAGCCTGCCAGACCCTCAGCCCCACAGGCCAGGAAAAGGACTGGTACCCAAACTTTGAAGCACTCAATTTAACTAGAGACTCCGAAAGGGACATGCGTGACACATGGGATACCAGACATTTCAGCCTGGGGTCAGGAAGTGAGTGGCTTGGTGAGGAAGCTCTAGATCCCAAAGAGCCCCCTGCTTAGAAGCCCTCATCTTCAGGAGTCAGAAGCCATTAGCAACAAAATAGGTGTCCCCTGTGGTCCCTAAGCCTTTTCCTCCGCAAAACCCAACCTGGGTGCCTATCAGGTAGGAGCAGGAAAAGGGCCTGGAAGGTCTGCTCCTAGCTCCAGGCTCTTCCTGTTCTGCCTCCCGCCATTCTCGCCTCCCGCACAGTGGGCACAGTGGTGGTGGATCCTGCCTCAGGTCAGATGGAGAGGACGTGTAGGTGGGCATACCTGGAAGATGCTGGCTCCGTAAGGTGTCCTCCAGGCATTGAGAAGGTTATCTTTCCCCGTGCTCACGAACCACTTGCCTGCAGGGGGGAGCCAAAGGAATAGTTAGGGTATGGCTTGCTGCCCTCTCAAGCAAGAGCTGCCCCAACATGGCTGGCTACCATGGAAACACCCCAAGGACCGCTAACCAGGGCTTAGTGTGACTCTCCACTCAGGAGTAGCATTTTGCAAGTGAACACATGGAAACCCAAAGAACATCTCTCTCTGCCACCTGCAGGAATAGGGGGCTGGGATGGACAGGAAAAGGTAGGATTTGAGGGTAAGTGCAATTTTTACACTTCTCCATTGAAAGCACTAAGGCCAACTGGCCCTCCTAAATTTACTACTGGAAGGTGGCAGAAAGTATTGGAAGGAGCAAAGCCCCAACAACCTGGAGACCCAGGCGACCTCCTCCAGGTGGGCACGTGACCACAGATCCACACTAATACACTAATGCTCCCCCCAAAACTATGTGGCAGGCACCATGCTCTCTTCTGCCTCAGAGAACCTCATTGAGGTTTAGAGCAGGTGAGGTGTGCCCTTGGTCTGATGGCTTGTCAGGGTGGGGAGCAGGCTACCAGACGGCAAGCCTATGGCCGTAGCCACCAGCCACCGGGAGGAGCTACCTGGACTGCTTCGTGTCTATTCCTTTGCCCTAGGCTGCTGAGGACAAGTTATGGCCTTTTCCTGAGAGCTCAGTGCCTCTGAGGAACAGGATGGAGGACAAGATCCCCGAAGGGTGTTGAAGGGACACCAACCTGGGCTGAGCTCTTTCTGTAAGTTCTGGACCACTCGGCATACATGGCTGGGCCAGGATGCCAGCCCTCCCCCAAGCCCTGTCAGGCCAGGACCCAGGCTCACCACAGTAGGCAAACTTGAGGGACAGCACGCAGCTCTCATGCAGGTGCAGCTGGTACTTGTCGGGCTTGGTGTGGTGCAACACCTCCACGTTGCTGCTCTCCATGCCCACAGCCAGCCACTCCCCAGTGGGGCAGTAACCCAGTGAGAAGATCTGCAGGGGCATACACAGTTCAGCACCCTCTCCCTCCAAGGATGGGGCAGTTCCCCAAGGCCCTGCTCAGGTACCCAGGGCCAAACTCCCGACCCATCCCCAGCCATTCACAGACCAAGCCAAATGACCACCTGCCCACTGACCCAAGGGGATGGGATGTCATTTTATCTAAAGATAAAAAAGCCAGGTTTAGAGAGGAGGCAGTGGAACCCGGGTTCAAACTCAGAGGAGCACAGACACTTCATGTCCAAGGGCATCCTCTGCCCCTGAGACTTTGGTCTCTCCttaacatgaataaataaaacactaaagtACTAAATATTCAGggtcaaaatattaaaacaagtaataaaataacaacaaacagCAATGCCTGGCACTTACTGATGCTGTCTATGAGCCAGACTGGTAGCCCTGGCTTTCAGGAGCATGGCAGGAGTCACACTAGGCCTTGCAGGGAACGACTATTATTTGTACGCCATGAATGAGAAAACCGGGGTCAGAGTGCTCAACAGGAGTGGAGCTGGGAGCTAAATCCCCAGGCGGGTCAAGTGTGTCTAGGTCCAGGGTCTTGTCCACTCTGTTTCATTGCTGTTTCCTTCAGGAAGCCTTCCCACATGGCCCAGGGTGGTTCCAAGTCCCTTGGCAATGGTGACCCTGTGAGGGTCCTTTGTCCCCTGAACCAGGTACTGGGGccctggaggggaagggagctCTGTGGGAGGAGAGGAGCCTGGCTGCACACCTGGGAGGTGAAGTCATGCTGCTGCAGCTGCCGGCCCTCCCGCAGATCCCAGGAGCGCACGGTGTTGTCCAGGCCCCCAGTCCACAGCTTGGTGCCATCGTGGGAGATGTCTATGCAGCTGGCCCCGTCTGTATGGCCCTGGAATTGCCTATGAAAGCCAAGCAGGGAGTAAGCATGAGCCCCCAGACAATCCCTGACTGGTGGCCATCCAGGGAGTCAGCCAGTTCTTTCTGTGAGCcagcagaggaggaaactgaggcccaaagggGCTGCAACACGTGGCATGATCCCTTGGTGAGCCAGAAGCCGAGCTGGCCAGGGCCCCCATCTCACTCAGAGGCCTTGCCCAGGGCCAGGTCCCCTGTAAAAGAAAGGCAGCCAAAGGGCCTGGCACAGGATCCTGAGATTGGTTCCCTCCAGGTGGGTCCTTTAGTGAGCCCACCCTACTCCGGAGGTGGTGGGACTGGTGGTCCAAAGTCCAAGAAGGCAGAAAGGCCCTGGAGAATTCTGTGAGGCGCTTCACAGAGAGAAGGCAGGCCCCCTGTCTAGGACACAGCTCCTGGGCCTGCACTCTGCATGTCTTGGGCTGTCTTGACCCATTCTCCTTGACCTTTGTGGAATACAGGCTGAGGCCACAAACGTGCCAAACAACCATGAGGAATACAGGCAGCTGGTGGGTACCGAGAACCAACTCTAGGCCAGGCACCGCTGTCTGCCATTGCACCGAAGTGCAACCTACACTGTGCCCAGTAAACACAGGGTAAGGTGACCTGCACAGGTCATCACTGCAGAGCTGAGCAGCAGTGCTTCTGAGGCCCCATGTCACACCACCAAGTGAGGCTGTTTCTCTGCTTTGACCTCTTCCATCCTCTTGGCTGTGTCCCTCCCAAGTCGGTTCCAGCTTCACCACCTCTGCATAGCCTCCTCCAATCTCCCAGGCCCAAGCAGCCCTCCCTCCCCTGTCCCTCGCAGGCCAGTCTGTCTCTCTGCCAGGGCACTCTCATCCAAACTGCCCTGGCTACCCCACTCCGCAGACAGGGCAAGGCCACAGCAGGACTCCGCACCAGGCTGGGTGGGTGTAAAACCCGCAGGACGAGGCAGATGCTCCCTCCTGTGACCTCACCTGACTAGGGTCTGGTTGTGCAGGTCCCAGACGGCAATGTTCCCATCGCTGCAGCAGGAAAAGCAGACTTTTGCATCAGGGCTAATGGCCAGGGCGTAACAGGCAGGAGCGGAGGATGTCAGCTCGGCCTTGATGCGGGGTGTGGGTGAGGCCAGATCCCAGATGGTGAGTGTGCTGGCCTCTCCACCCACGATGAGTGTGCGCCCATCAGGGAGTAGCTTGCAGGAGCGAATGTAGTTGTCCCTGTTCTAGAGGGAGAAGGGGCAGGGCTAAGCATTGTCCACACTTCCTTTCCTGGGCACCTTGAAAGTCACATCTAGTGAACCCTCGCCCCCTTGCCACCTAAgctcccagcccccccccccctaaaACATAGCAGCTACTAGGCTGCCCCTGGGTTTTCAAATTTACATTCCATTATTCTCTCCCGCTCCTTCAAATACTCCATGAGGTCAGGATCATCTCTACTTGCAAATGGCAAAACGAGGGCCCAGAGCTGCTCAGCCAATCCAGGGCTAAGCCAGGCCAGGTCTGGGGCTCTCGCCTCTAGCCCAGGCTGCTCCGCTCTCCTACTCCTGCTGGAGACGTCTGCAGCCCCGGAGTGCTCACCAGGCAGTCCAGCTGGGAGATGGGGCTCTTACTGCCCGGCTGGCTAATATCCCAGATCTTCACACAGCCCTTGCCACCTGTGTAGACGTGCCGCGTGGGGTTGCTGATGGTCACGGCACACACCACCTCCCCGTGGCTGAGTGTGTTGATCTGGCGGGCATGCCTTGGGATACCAGGGCCTGCCAGggcatcatgggggaagggcacGGGCTGCATCTGCCCATCAGCGCTCACATGGAAAGAGTAGGCTCTGAAAAAGCAAGAAACTTCACTCTAGCCATCCATCTCTGCCTCCCAGGTCCCATCCCAGTCAGTGTGAACCACTCCTGACTGGGTGTCCTGCCCTGAAATCTTTAAATCCAGGAACCCTATGTGACTGGAAGGTGGGTCCACCAGGATGGGTCTACTTCACCTTCCAACCTTGAACTTTATTCTCACTTATATTCTCATTCCAAATTGGATCACAAGCCCCACAGGCACCCTTTACCAACAATTATAAAGTCCCCTGACATTCTGGTCCTAGCGGGATCCAGCTAAATGCCGCCTATTTTAGGAGTCAGTGGTGGCAGGGAGGGGAATCTGCCTGCCCCTCCAAAACCAAACTGCAGGGATTCATCAGAGCCACAAGCCACAGCTGGATGGCCTGCTGTTCCGGGATTCTGAGGGAGCCTTCTCAGTGGGCTTCAAGATCCTCCTTGATGAGGTGAGCTCTGGGAAAGCCTAAGGCAGCATCTCTAATGTCTACTCAGCCTTTTATTTCCCCAACAGCCCACGGAGGTGAGGGGCAAAGGGGAAGTGTGCCCTGTGGGGGGTGGAACACTGGAGACAGGGAAGGGATAAGTCTAGCAAGGCTGGTGGCCTTTCCCTTCCAGCAGGTAGATCCCAAAGGGGTCCCCAAGACCCACAAAAGCCCCATGGCTTTGGTTAGAAGTGCGCCTTCCCTCCCAGAGCCAGAGACTGTACTCAGCACCTCTTGGTTTCCTGTTGGAGGAAGCCTCTGGGGCTGGTCACACTTGGTGGTTTCCCAGGGTCACGGGCCTAAATGCCTCTAGAGGGACCCAAACCTTTCCAAGGGGAGACAAAGCCCGGCAAGCTGGTGTGCTCAGGGGACGGGAGGATGGGGTGATGTACTCTCCCCTGTCAGCCTCGTGAAGCATGCAAGAAACACAGCCATAGCTTACGGTTTCCCTCCGGGAATGGAGGCGAGGCTCGAGGGCAGGCCTGTGGCCCGCATGGGAGGGTGAGGGTCAAAACCAACCTGCAAGAAAAGGCAAGGCAGCCGTTAGTGATGCCACCATACAGCCCCTCCCTTCTGCCCCCTACCACCCACTGGGCCCTGCCCACTCAGCTCAGCCTCTTCAGGATCAGGGCatcagcacagcacagcacaggaAGCTGGCTAGAAAGGCCAAGTGCCTTGCCCAGGACAGTGCAGTCCAGACCTCTGACTCTGAACCAGTGCCACAAGGCACAGCCAGCTGACCCTGCCCCTCCTGCTGCCCCAGTGAGCCTGTTACTAGGATGGAAAGGAGACCACCCTAGGTATACGAAGTAAGGACAGAACTGTCCCGAAAAGGGGCCTTTCTCCACCAACCCAGATCCTAACTGATCCTCTATCATGACAGCTGTAACAACCAGCCCCACCTCCCAAACCTGCCAGGTGGACGTCATTTCCCACCCCGCCCTGAGCCCAGGAAGCAGCTGTCAGCCCATGTCCCAGAGTGGCCAGGAGCAATGCCTGCAGGAAGGCTGCCCTGTGGGAGGTTACACAACGGGCAACGGGGATGGAACCAAACCCACGCAACCCCACAGTGGACCCTCACAGCTCTTTCCCATAAATGTTCTCCTTAGGGCAGCTGTCTGATTTCCAGACCCCTGTTTCCCTTTAGCATGCAGGGAGCACCACTGCAACCTCCACCAGCTCTCTACTCCCTGCCCAGTCCCCCAAAAAGGAGCCAAAAGGTCTACGTACAGCTCCAAAGCTCACCATTGGCGATCGGCCATAGGCAGCAGctgcagcggcggcggcggcactCATCTGGGGCGGGATGTTGTGGAGGCCAGCGTAGGCGCTCGGGCTGGTAAGGGAGCCGTTCATCTCGTGGTGGCTCATCATGGCAAAGGGTGTGGCATAGGAGCTGGTGATGGAGATGGGCGTGCGCAGGGCTGAGGCTACAAGAAGGTAAGTGTCAGTGGGGAGGTGGGCATCAAGGGGAGTGGGCCCCACCCTCTTGCCCAACCATACTGCAGCCACCTCCTTGCGCAGTAGCAATCCTTCCTGCATACTGAAGCTGCCTGCTCTTGGGAGTCCTCCAGCACTGAACCCACCCACAGGGGACCCTTGACTTCAGAGCCTGAGCAAGCTATAGCTGGGACACATCTACCTCTTTCTACACAACAGGAcatggaggcccagagaaggcTTGTTGAGAGCCTTACAAAACTAATGGCAGGGGCAGAAACAAGTCCGGGGTGCCCTGACCTACTTGATGCTCCTTCCACACATGCAGCCTAGTAGTGGCCCAGGAATCCCTGACCTGAGTGTTGAAGGCGCACCCAAGTCCTCCTCAAACCTAACTATGAAGCCAAGGGCAGGTCCTAGGAGAACCCCAGCTTGGACACTCTTTGTGCTCTGGCCCAGCCACGCGGCTCCAACCCTGGCCCGAGGCCAACCCTCCCCCCACACCATCAGATCAACCCAGCCCCATGGTGCCTACCCATTATACCTATCGGGTCCATGCCTGGAGGTTTGCCTGGCATTGAGCGGAGCCCCGGGGTTGTGCTGGTGCCTGGGGTCGGGGCATCATTCCTTGGAGTTGGTGTGTTGGACTTGAGGCCAGGCGTTGAGGATTTGTCATTCTGGGAAGGGAAGAGGTAGAGACCAAGGGAAGTCCTGAGGACCCCTCTTCTCCTGAGAGCTAGCACAGCACTTAATACCATCCCCACAAGAAGCTCAGCCCCAACCCCAGTTCTGGACCCTCTGCTGAACAGAAAGACAtggttccattttacagatgcagcAAACAAGGCTCAAAAAGGTTCCTTGACTAGTGCAGCACCAGCCAGCAGGTGGTAGGGTCAGGCGTGGACCTGAGCAAGCCCATAGCCGGGTCCTTTccactctctcccctccctcgTCAACACCACTCCAGCTGTGGCCTCTGTGCATCCTCATTCCCTACCCCTTTCTGTCCCCACCTCCTTGGAGGCACCAAGCAGACCCTACATACATGACCAAGGTCTTTGGTCTTGGAAGAAGGTGTACTGCTGGAGGAGGCCACCGAGGCGGGGCTGGTGGGGGCATCCTTTTTCAGGCCCCGGGCCTTGTCCAGTCCATTTTCAGGAGGGGAGTGTGCAGGGCTGACCCGGGGCGTTGCTGGGTCCTAAAAACACAAGTTACACAGAAATGCTCTGAAAGCCACGCCTAGGCTAGAGTCTTCCCTCCCTAAGAATGGGCTCAGAAAGGGCATGAGTGATGGGGAGAGTCTGGCTAAGAGTCTGGGGGCCCCAAGGAGGGGCGTAGCTATTAATTTAGTCTGACCCTTCTATGTCACAAGCGAGCAGACTGAGGCCTAGGATAGGGTGGGGGGAGTGAGCTGTCCACGATCAAACACAAGTTCAGGACTCAAATTGGTGAGGCTGGGCTTGGCATCGGGTAGCTTCTCTACGGCAGCTGCTATTCTGCGGGGAACTCACAACTCTCCCTCAACATGAGGATGGAGCAGAGCCGACCTGAGAGACTACAAGGAACAAGGTGGTCCCTCTTTGGGCTCTTTCAGGGTCTCTCTGGAGATCCATCACAGGAAGTTCTCAGGGTCTACGAACACCCCGCCACCATGCAGGAAAGCCCTGCCCCGCTCCTCCTGACCCACCTAATGTGCCAAGACTAGAGGCCTCACTGTTCTGCTCAGGCAACAAAACAGATGTCAATCTAAGAAACAAACAATCCTAAACCACCCCAAACCCTACAACAGGGGCCTACCCTTACCTCGTTAGAAACATCCACCACCAGATCATCACTCTTGTCCCCATCACTGTCCTGCAACCAAGAGAAGCCAGCAGACCAGTAAGAGACCACACCCTCCCCTCTCCAACCCAGCCTGAGCCACCCCCTGCTCTCCACCTCTGCCAAATGCCAAAGTCCTCGCTGTATCTACTGTGCCCTGTGCCCGGTGCCAGCAGCATTCCAGGTCAAAGTCGGCCTTCCTCCTGGGCTCCGGGGCCTCTCTGCCACTGTGCCCACTGGGCAGACTCCGGCCCCCTGACCATACTTCTCATCCCCTCCCTACAGCCTGCCCTTTCACTCATCTCTCAGAAGCTGGAGCCTCCTTCCCAGCTGGCTTTACAGTCGCTATCACGAAGCCGTGTGTGACTCTCATCTTGGTGTCCTCACCACTCTGGGGTGGGCCACTGGCCTCATTTCACAGAAACACAGCTGAGCTCCGAGTGCACAACACATCCAAAGCCAGAGCAGCCAAGCACTGAGGTGGGTCTCTGCAAGTCCTCCGAGGCCCAGCACGGCACTGTCCCCATGCCCATCCCAGCCCAGTCCTGCTCAGCCTGGCAATGGAAGACACCATGGCCACATTCCCACAGGGTCTCACATTATAAAGCTACTAGAAGCCATGGCTGAGAGGCTGAATGCCTGGCACAGACTGTGAGGACTGCAGGGCCAACCTGTGGGGACCATTTCTAGCAGCAGTCTGGGATTCCCTGAGTACCATCAACGGCAGCACGGGACTGCTGGCCCACTGACGGAGGAGCCCAATACCTCCCCGGACCCCAGGAAGGCCAGGACAACAGTCCTGTCCACTCCACTCAGTGACTCGCATGCTCACAGAGTGTATGACTCTCCCCCGCAGGCCTCCTGTCCCACCTGTAACTCTGACTCACTAACCGACCTCCAGAGGGCTCAGGCCACAGCTCAGTCACAGCCTGGGACCTGTCCTGCCCAACCAGTCCAGTGGTACCCGCTGCTCTCTGACGTACGTATCGGCTCAGGCTGTCCTTCTCCTCGGCCTTCCGCTTCTTGGCTTCCATGCTGTAGTCTGCAGAGCCCCGGTGCTTCTCGCTGGCCCTGAGGCTTTCTGAGGGTGACACTGAATTATTCTAGAAGCAAGAAGAGAATTCGGGGTCAAAGCCTTGTACCTGAGCCTAACCTCTCACACAACCTCCAACACAGCTAAACGCAGGCTACACAGGAGGCCCGAGGAGGGAAAAGTGCCTCTTCCACCCTATGTCTGTGTCTCTGCTCACTCGGAACCTAGACAGGGAGCTGAGCCCTTCCCTAACCCCTAGCTCGCTTCCCTGGGAGCTGCTCTGGCCCatccttacttttttattttgtttttggtggtaccCAAGATGCaaccccagggcctcctgcatgccatgccaggtaagcgctctaactctgagccacacccccaggacATCTGGGGTCAGGGTCTGactatgttgcttaggctggcctcaacttttctacctccagagtagctgggtaACAGATGTGCACCGCCAGGCCCAGCTCCCCGTTTACTTTTGTAGCAAGACACTACTATTAAATATTTAGTCTTTCAATATTGAGTTCTTTGCATTCTAGCCTGAGAGGCCCCTCCCTATAGGGTGAGAGTCACCTATGTGGCTCACTACCCCTCTCATGTCCGCCACATTTATTTGCCCCAAGGAAGGATGAGGGACAGCTGCCCTGAGTCTTGAAAGATGGATCTGAGGCGACAGACAGAAATGTAACAGTACTTCATCATCATCCCACAGGAATGGGGAAATGGGTAGGAAAAGAGTGTCAGCCTATCAACAGTGTTCTTAATTGTGGACAAGCAACTGGGACCATCCTACTCCTCTCCACAGCCAGGCTGCCAGCAACCTAGAGAGACATCAGGGTCACAGACAAATAAAAACCCTAATGTTTCAAAGCATCTCCCTCTGCAAGGCAGGGAACACAAAGGCAGGGAGAAATGTCCCCCTCTGTCAGAAAGCAAGGGCCCTATGAAGTTGCCAGCCTGGAAATAGCTGGAGATCTCTCTCAACTACAGAAAGAGGGAGCATGGGGACCCTTGAGCATCAAAGACTTGGGAATAGGGTAGACTGGCAGGCAGGTCTGGAAATGGAGCTGTCCTGGAAGGGGACAGGAACAACTTCTGTCCATGGCTGTCAGCAGGTAGTGGGGAGCTACTGGCAAGGGTACCTGACAGCAACATTTTGAGGATCAATGCCCCTCCAGGATGCTGCTGAGGCTCACCCCTCTCCAAGAAGAGCACTATACTGTTACTCCCTTCGCCTACCCAGCCAGCATTTTCAAAGCACCTGCCGTGGGTCGGGCCTGGCACTGGGTGGCAGAATGAGCAAGACCAGTCCCTGCCCTCCACGAGTTCAAATCTAGCCAGAGGAGAGAAAAAGGCCAGCTGATCCACAGCCCGAGGCAGTGAGAAATGCGTGGTGGGGTCATGGCAGGACAGAGAGACATCTGTTCAGAAGAGAAGGGGCATCCAGGGCAAGTGGGAGAAGCCTCACTCCTCATCCCCTCATGGTCCTGGAGGCCAATGCTGGTGCAAGGGCAAAGGTTGCTGAGAGGGGATGGGCCGGTGCGGGGCGGGAGCCAGCCGCAGAACTTAATTTCCGTTCCTAAGCCGGTTTCTGGGCAGCCCTTCCCTGCCAAGTTTCTGCCTGAAGCAAATTAAAATGGCAGAGTTATCAAGCCTTGAAGAAAAAATGGAGGCTATAATGGAACTGCAGCTCAACCTTCCCACAGCCGTGCAGAGCGGCGGCGATGCGCGCACAGCCGCAATTCAATTAGCTGCTGCAAGCGCCGGCAGAAAAATCACcgtcatttcatttcatttcctccGACGGTGGCGGCCACCCCGTGCTAAGCAGAAATGCTTCCAGCCCCTCGGGCTGGCTGCCCCTCGCAGGCGGGAGGGCGGGTGGAGAGGAGGGGGGCGCGCGGCTGCTCGTGTTTCTCCCTGCGACCCGGTGCGCGGCTCGGGAGAACAGCGAGCTCTTTCTTCTCATGCAGTCAGGCTGAAAACCCTCGCCGCTACCGGAGAGTCATGTCAGGCATTTAGCGGCATCGATCCAGCCCGCCTCTGGCTGGCAGGCAGCCAAAaaactaagtattttttattgcttCGGCTAGGCAAGGAAATATGAATGAAGCTACCTCTAATTGGACTCCAGACTAACCCCTCTGGGACAGTTTCCAGCCCGTCCACCCGTCCCCCTCCCGCTCTGACACAGCCCTGTCCTTCCTGCCGTAGGCCTCATCTGTTGACAACCTGGCTTCCAAAGGCTCATTACTTCAGTCTACACCCTCCGACACCATCGCCACATGCCCACAGCCCCAGTGCCCTGACTCTGAGCTGCCAGGCCTagccttccctcccaccccagcccggGCATGGCATCTGATTCACTCCCACTCCATTCTCCCGCAGCCTAGGTGTGCCCCCTCTACTCTGAGAGTCTGGCCCGAGCGGAAGTCGGCAAATGCTGTGGAGTGAAGAGCTCAGGCTCCTGAGAGGTGCCTGTGGGCTTCTTCTAGCAGAAACTTTTATCAACAGGGGCACAAAGCCAAAAGCAAATAGGAATGAGGGTGAGGAGGCAGATGAGGTGAGGACCCAAGGGTGCTGGGCTCAAACACTGTTTCCCTGCAAGAGGTTACTGTTCCCTGGGAAATCTGGACTTGTTATAAGCAGTCCTTCGGATGGCACTGAGGAGCTGGCTAGAAGGCTGGCTTATTATTCCTGTGTTAtgcaaaaggaaactgaggctccgagAGGCCATGAGTGCTACCCTATGTCTCATAAAGCTGGGACCAGAGCCAAGCCTGAATGTGTCCACTGCAGCCTTCCTTCTATCTAGGCAAACAGCTTCTTCAAAAATGCCACTGTTCGAGGATCAACAGTGAAGCAATCAAAATGGATTTTCAGCTTCAATTATTCCTTTCTTCTGTACCTAGCCATTCCCTGGCCCAAAACGGGACCTGGATTTCTGAGCACGTGGGCATGGGGAGAGAAGACAGCAGCACCCTATCTGGGtaaagggagggcaggggagggaagatggGTCTGGACAGAGGGAGGTGCCCGCTGAGGCTGCTGTCTAGATGGTTAGTTAACTGCCTGACCTTCCAAGTCCTACTTAACACGAGGTAATAACCAAAGCCATCCTAACAGATTAGATGGCCCCAGATACAAGGATGGCGATGAGGAATAAAATAGCTCCACTAATCGCTGGAGGATTTTTTTTATCCAGACTCCACTGTGCTTATTCAGAAGGCTTATTCACTTGAAACAGAACCTCGGAGCCTCAGTGTGATCAGAAAGATTTACAACAAATCTCAGAGCTGGCAGACACGCAGGCGGCCTGGCCTTAATGCTTGCTTGCTAGCACTTTCTTAAACCAAGTGAAAGCTCAGAACAGGGAGAAGCCTCAGGCATTTGAAGCCGTGGAGGATTCAGGATCGTTCAGGAGGCATCCAGCCTGCAGGGTGGGTAAGAACCTTGGCCGGCAAAGGGGACAACTAGGTCCTTTGCCCTGGGCTGAGCTCCAGTGGCTCCACAAAGCCCCTTGGAAGACCCAGGTTGTCAGCTGACCTGGTTTCACATGAGAGACAGAGCTGATTTAGCCAAAGCTCTTCATTTGATAAATGATGTACCAAAAGCCTGGAGAGATAAAGGACTTCCGTAACTGAATGCCACTCAACAGGTGACAGCAACTCCTACTTTAGGACAGTAACCATGCCCCCTCCACCAGGGGATGAAGGCACTGTCACCAGAACATCAGCTGAAGCCAGTTCTCCCAGTCCTGGGCACGCATAAATCATAAACCCTCAGCTTCAACCCACAGAGCAACAGAGAATCCTGAGCCCAGGGTGGGCAACAGGCGGGTCTCGGGTGCACAGTTCTAGGACAAACCCCCAGGCCAGGAGCCCAGCaatccctcctcctcccagcacCCAAACACAACCTTGCAGGGTATAGAGCACTGACACTTACCGCACTGGATTCTCTCTCTTTGGGGAAGGAAGGCCAGGGCAGAAGAGTCAGGACCcccaag
Coding sequences within it:
- the Tle3 gene encoding transducin-like enhancer protein 3 isoform X5; protein product: MYPQGRHPAPHQPGQPGFKFTVAESCDRIKDEFQFLQAQYHSLKVEYDKLANEKTEMQRHYVMYYEMSYGLNIEMHKQTEIAKRLNTILAQIMPFLSQEHQQQVAQAVERAKQVTMTELNAIIGVRGLPNLPLTQQQLQAQHLSHATHGPPVQLPPHPSGLQPPGIPPVTGSSSGLLALGALGSQAHLSVKDEKNHHELDHRERESSANNSVSPSESLRASEKHRGSADYSMEAKKRKAEEKDSLSRYDSDGDKSDDLVVDVSNEDPATPRVSPAHSPPENGLDKARGLKKDAPTSPASVASSSSTPSSKTKDLGHNDKSSTPGLKSNTPTPRNDAPTPGTSTTPGLRSMPGKPPGMDPIASALRTPISITSSYATPFAMMSHHEMNGSLTSPSAYAGLHNIPPQMSAAAAAAAAAYGRSPMVGFDPHPPMRATGLPSSLASIPGGKPAYSFHVSADGQMQPVPFPHDALAGPGIPRHARQINTLSHGEVVCAVTISNPTRHVYTGGKGCVKIWDISQPGSKSPISQLDCLNRDNYIRSCKLLPDGRTLIVGGEASTLTIWDLASPTPRIKAELTSSAPACYALAISPDAKVCFSCCSDGNIAVWDLHNQTLVRQFQGHTDGASCIDISHDGTKLWTGGLDNTVRSWDLREGRQLQQHDFTSQIFSLGYCPTGEWLAVGMESSNVEVLHHTKPDKYQLHLHESCVLSLKFAYCGKWFVSTGKDNLLNAWRTPYGASIFQSKESSSVLSCDISADDKYIVTGSGDKKATVYEVIY
- the Tle3 gene encoding transducin-like enhancer protein 3 isoform X2 codes for the protein MYPQGRHPAPHQPGQPGFKFTVAESCDRIKDEFQFLQAQYHSLKVEYDKLANEKTEMQRHYVMYYEMSYGLNIEMHKQTEIAKRLNTILAQIMPFLSQEHQQQVAQAVERAKQVTMTELNAIIGVRGLPNLPLTQQLQAQHLSHATHGPPVQLPPHPSGLQPPGIPPVTGSSSGLLALGALGSQAHLSVKDEKNHHELDHRERESSANNSVSPSESLRASEKHRGSADYSMEAKKRKAEEKDSLSRYDSDGDKSDDLVVDVSNEDPATPRVSPAHSPPENGLDKARGLKKDAPTSPASVASSSSTPSSKTKDLGHNDKSSTPGLKSNTPTPRNDAPTPGTSTTPGLRSMPGKPPGMDPIGIMASALRTPISITSSYATPFAMMSHHEMNGSLTSPSAYAGLHNIPPQMSAAAAAAAAAYGRSPMVSFGAVGFDPHPPMRATGLPSSLASIPGGKPAYSFHVSADGQMQPVPFPHDALAGPGIPRHARQINTLSHGEVVCAVTISNPTRHVYTGGKGCVKIWDISQPGSKSPISQLDCLNRDNYIRSCKLLPDGRTLIVGGEASTLTIWDLASPTPRIKAELTSSAPACYALAISPDAKVCFSCCSDGNIAVWDLHNQTLVRQFQGHTDGASCIDISHDGTKLWTGGLDNTVRSWDLREGRQLQQHDFTSQIFSLGYCPTGEWLAVGMESSNVEVLHHTKPDKYQLHLHESCVLSLKFAYCGKWFVSTGKDNLLNAWRTPYGASIFQSKESSSVLSCDISADDKYIVTGSGDKKATVYEVIY
- the Tle3 gene encoding transducin-like enhancer protein 3 isoform X11, yielding MYPQGRHPAPHQPGQPGFKFTVAESCDRIKDEFQFLQAQYHSLKVEYDKLANEKTEMQRHYVMYYEMSYGLNIEMHKQTEIAKRLNTILAQIMPFLSQEHQQQVAQAVERAKQVTMTELNAIIGQQQLQAQHLSHATHGPPVQLPPHPSGLQPPGIPPVTGSSSGLLALGALGSQAHLSVKDEKNHHELDHRERESSANNSVSPSESLRASEKHRGSADYSMEAKKRKAEEKDSLSRYDSDGDKSDDLVVDVSNEDPATPRVSPAHSPPENGLDKARGLKKDAPTSPASVASSSSTPSSKTKDLGHNDKSSTPGLKSNTPTPRNDAPTPGTSTTPGLRSMPGKPPGMDPIASALRTPISITSSYATPFAMMSHHEMNGSLTSPSAYAGLHNIPPQMSAAAAAAAAAYGRSPMVGFDPHPPMRATGLPSSLASIPGGKPAYSFHVSADGQMQPVPFPHDALAGPGIPRHARQINTLSHGEVVCAVTISNPTRHVYTGGKGCVKIWDISQPGSKSPISQLDCLNRDNYIRSCKLLPDGRTLIVGGEASTLTIWDLASPTPRIKAELTSSAPACYALAISPDAKVCFSCCSDGNIAVWDLHNQTLVRQFQGHTDGASCIDISHDGTKLWTGGLDNTVRSWDLREGRQLQQHDFTSQIFSLGYCPTGEWLAVGMESSNVEVLHHTKPDKYQLHLHESCVLSLKFAYCGKWFVSTGKDNLLNAWRTPYGASIFQSKESSSVLSCDISADDKYIVTGSGDKKATVYEVIY